A genomic stretch from Cyprinus carpio isolate SPL01 chromosome A12, ASM1834038v1, whole genome shotgun sequence includes:
- the tex47 gene encoding testis-expressed protein 47 isoform X3 encodes MASRDLDAEFVRSESLFIRLMEKHRTGRKKFLLHRLTVIGRLSCGAADRRTVGDHFERLILSLQRFRAGEDVTGLLLLYPQHVLLVIECSTEALLSVLQDLRHMEENSGPILEPRILLVSHDLPSRLFQLWSYKLLDESDSQRTLVSDEQSLERLVRDTLHQILRLGRHLLNKTQQITGSKVIPDEVLKEASDAVPPQAAVSRLLQMEALLSPARYISTYHSPLHHRLDSESVWPAVEHLQIV; translated from the exons atgGCTTCACGGGATCTGGACGCAGAGTTTGTCAGATCGGAGTCTCTGTTCATCCGGCTGATGGAGAAACACAGGACTGGCAGAAAG AAGTTCCTGTTACACAGGCTGACTGTGATTGGCCGTCTGTCCTGCGGAGCGGCTGACAGGAGGACTGTGGGAG ATCACTTCGAGAGGCTGATTCTCAGTCTGCAGAGGTTCCGAGCGGGTGAAGACGTCACCGGTCTCCTGCTGCTTTACCCTCAACACGTGCTGCTCGTCATCGAG TGTTCGACTGAAGCTCTGCTGTCTGTCCTGCAAGACCTGCGACACATGGAGGAGAACAG CGGTCCGATCCTGGAGCCCCGGATCCTGCTGGTGTCCCACGACCTTCCCAGCAGACTCTTCCAGCTCTGGAGCTACAAGCTGCTGGACGAGTCTGACAGCCAGCGGACGCTCGTCTCAGATGAACAGAGCCTGGAGAGACTCGTGAGAGACACTCTTCATCAGATCCTGCGGCTCGGACGACACCTGctcaacaaaacacaacagatCACG GGATCTAAAGTGATTCCTGATGAAGTGCTGAAGGAGGCATCAGATGCGGTTCCTCCGCAGGCCGCGGTGAGTCGTCTGCTCCAGATGGAGGCGCTGTTGAGTCCCGCGCGCTACATCAGCACGTATCATTCACCGCTACACCATCGCCTGGACTCCG AATCCGTGTGGCCTGCAGTGGAACATCTTCAGATCGTTTGA
- the tex47 gene encoding testis-expressed protein 47 isoform X1 — protein sequence MERDTQSSSTAADHENGSSLFHRRLTHRRELKFLLHRLTVIGRLSCGAADRRTVGDHFERLILSLQRFRAGEDVTGLLLLYPQHVLLVIECSTEALLSVLQDLRHMEENSGPILEPRILLVSHDLPSRLFQLWSYKLLDESDSQRTLVSDEQSLERLVRDTLHQILRLGRHLLNKTQQITGSKVIPDEVLKEASDAVPPQAAVSRLLQMEALLSPARYISTYHSPLHHRLDSESVWPAVEHLQIV from the exons ATGGAGAGAGACACGCAGAGCTCCAGTACAGCAGCAGACCATGAGAACGGCTCCAGTCTGTTCCACCGCCGGCTGACGCACCGCAGAGAGCTG AAGTTCCTGTTACACAGGCTGACTGTGATTGGCCGTCTGTCCTGCGGAGCGGCTGACAGGAGGACTGTGGGAG ATCACTTCGAGAGGCTGATTCTCAGTCTGCAGAGGTTCCGAGCGGGTGAAGACGTCACCGGTCTCCTGCTGCTTTACCCTCAACACGTGCTGCTCGTCATCGAG TGTTCGACTGAAGCTCTGCTGTCTGTCCTGCAAGACCTGCGACACATGGAGGAGAACAG CGGTCCGATCCTGGAGCCCCGGATCCTGCTGGTGTCCCACGACCTTCCCAGCAGACTCTTCCAGCTCTGGAGCTACAAGCTGCTGGACGAGTCTGACAGCCAGCGGACGCTCGTCTCAGATGAACAGAGCCTGGAGAGACTCGTGAGAGACACTCTTCATCAGATCCTGCGGCTCGGACGACACCTGctcaacaaaacacaacagatCACG GGATCTAAAGTGATTCCTGATGAAGTGCTGAAGGAGGCATCAGATGCGGTTCCTCCGCAGGCCGCGGTGAGTCGTCTGCTCCAGATGGAGGCGCTGTTGAGTCCCGCGCGCTACATCAGCACGTATCATTCACCGCTACACCATCGCCTGGACTCCG AATCCGTGTGGCCTGCAGTGGAACATCTTCAGATCGTTTGA
- the LOC109105400 gene encoding cytochrome P450 4F3, which yields MILMMKGSADLIGFLRELLSGCSPCGILALSGAVLLCALATRLAVKRRALRCFSQPPQRNWIMGHMGLMRHNEEGLQAVDDLVRRYVHSCAWYLGPFYNMVRLFHPDYIKSLLTASANITFKDKIFYGFMKPWLGHCLLLQNGQEWSRHRRLLTPAFHFDILKKYVHVFNQSTNIMHAKWRRLLAEGQNSLDMFEHMSSMTLDSLLKCTFSCDSHCQGKPSEYIAAILELSKLLVQRQHYLPYHWDWLYWRSEQGRRFRKACNIVHEFTSKIVQERRLQLDQQGSAKTRTENMEYTGGYKKKETDLIDLLLLSKDENGEGLTNEEIKAHADMFMFAGHDTTASALSWIFYNLAMHQDHQDRCRAEIRSVLGDGDEHDISWEDLSQLPFTTMCIKESLRLHSPVLALTRYYSQNMKTPGNCIIPQGSLCLISIYGVHRNPEVWPDPEVYDPLRFDPENSHGRSPHAFIPFSAGPRNCIGQNFAMAEIKVLVAQTLSRFRILPGPKPVRRLYQLVLRAEGGLLLNVEELEGSHKE from the exons ATGATTTTGATGATGAAGGGCTCAGCGGATCTGATCGGGTTTCTGCGCGAGCTCCTCTCCGGTTGTTCGCCGTGCGGGATCCTCGCGCTCTCCGGTGCGGTGCTCCTGTGCGCGCTCGCGACGCGTCTCGCTGTCAAACGACGCGCGCTGCGGTGCTTCAGTCAGCCGCCGCAGAGAAACTGGATCATGGGGCACATGGGGCTA ATGCGCCATAATGAAGAGGGACTGCAGGCCGTTGATGATCTGGTCAGGAGGTACGTTCACTCCTGTGCCTGGTATCTGGGTCCGTTCTACAATATGGTCCGGCTTTTCCACCCAGACTACATCAAATCCCTTCTGACAGCCTCGG CAAACATTACTTTCAAAGACAAGATCTTTTATGGATTTATGAAACCTTGGTTGG GTCATTGTCTTCTGCTGCAGAACGGTCAGGAATGGTCACGCCATCGGCGACTTCTGACTCCTGCGTTCCACTTCGACATCCTCAAAAAATATGTTCACGTATTCAACCAGTCCACCAACATCATGCAT GCTAAATGGCGCCGCCTGCTGGCTGAAGGGCAGAACAGTCTGGACATGTTTGAGCACATGAGCTCCATGACGCTGGACAGTCTGCTCAAGTGCACCTTCAGCTGTGACAGTCACTGCCAGGG GAAACCCAGCGAATACATCGCAGCCATTCTGGAGCTGTCTAAACTGCTGGTTCAGAGGCAGCATTACCTTCCGTATCACTGGGACTGGCTGTACTGGCGCTCCGAACAGGGACGGCGCTTTCGCAAGGCGTGCAACATCGTACACGAGTTCACGTCGAAAATCGTACAAGAACGCCGTTTACAACTCGACCAGCAGGGGTCCGCAAAGACCCGCACGGAAAACATGGAATACACAGGAGgatacaagaaaaaagaaacagatctcattgatttactgCTGCTGTCAAAA GATGAGAACGGCGAGGGACTCACGAACGAGGAGATCAAGGCTCATGCAGATATGTTCATGTTTGCCG GTCACGACACCACCGCCAGCGCCCTCTCCTGGATCTTCTACAACCTGGCCATGCATCAGGATCATCAGGATCGCTGCCGAGCTGAAATCAGATCAGTGCTGGGGGACGGAGACGAACATGACATCAGCTG GGAGGATCTGAGTCAGCTGCCCTTCACCACCATGTGCATCAAGGAGAGTCTGAGGCTTCACTCGCCCGTTCTGGCGCTCACCCGCTACTACTCACAAAACATGAAGACGCCTGGAAACTGCATCATTCCCCAGG gaAGTCTCTGTTTGATCAGTATTTATGGTGTCCATCGAAACCCTGAAGTCTGGCCCGATCCAGAG GTTTATGACCCCCTGCGCTTCGACCCGGAGAACTCACACGGACGCTCGCCTCACGCTTTCATTCCTTTCTCAGCGGGACCCAG GAACTGCATCGGGCAGAACTTCGCTATGGCAGAGATCAAGGTGCTGGTGGCTCAGACTCTGTCGAGGTTCAGGATCCTGCCGGGCCCCAAACCGGTGCGGCGTCTCTATCAGCTGGTGCTGAGGGCAGAGGGAGGCCTGCTGCTAAACGTCGAGGAGCTCGAAGGATCCCACAAAGAGTGA
- the tex47 gene encoding testis-expressed protein 47 isoform X2 has translation MERDTQSSSTAADHENGSSLFHRRLTHRRELKFLLHRLTVIGRLSCGAADRRTVGDHFERLILSLQRFRAGEDVTGLLLLYPQHVLLVIECSTEALLSVLQDLRHMEENSGPILEPRILLVSHDLPSRLFQLWSYKLLDESDSQRTLVSDEQSLERLVRDTLHQILRLGRHLLNKTQQITGSKVIPDEVLKEASDAVPPQAAVSRLLQMEALLSPARYISTYHSPLHHRLDSGHVFGSFRPTTV, from the exons ATGGAGAGAGACACGCAGAGCTCCAGTACAGCAGCAGACCATGAGAACGGCTCCAGTCTGTTCCACCGCCGGCTGACGCACCGCAGAGAGCTG AAGTTCCTGTTACACAGGCTGACTGTGATTGGCCGTCTGTCCTGCGGAGCGGCTGACAGGAGGACTGTGGGAG ATCACTTCGAGAGGCTGATTCTCAGTCTGCAGAGGTTCCGAGCGGGTGAAGACGTCACCGGTCTCCTGCTGCTTTACCCTCAACACGTGCTGCTCGTCATCGAG TGTTCGACTGAAGCTCTGCTGTCTGTCCTGCAAGACCTGCGACACATGGAGGAGAACAG CGGTCCGATCCTGGAGCCCCGGATCCTGCTGGTGTCCCACGACCTTCCCAGCAGACTCTTCCAGCTCTGGAGCTACAAGCTGCTGGACGAGTCTGACAGCCAGCGGACGCTCGTCTCAGATGAACAGAGCCTGGAGAGACTCGTGAGAGACACTCTTCATCAGATCCTGCGGCTCGGACGACACCTGctcaacaaaacacaacagatCACG GGATCTAAAGTGATTCCTGATGAAGTGCTGAAGGAGGCATCAGATGCGGTTCCTCCGCAGGCCGCGGTGAGTCGTCTGCTCCAGATGGAGGCGCTGTTGAGTCCCGCGCGCTACATCAGCACGTATCATTCACCGCTACACCATCGCCTGGACTCCG GACATGTTTTCGGGAGTTTTCGTCCCACCACAGTGTAG